A window of the Roseburia sp. 831b genome harbors these coding sequences:
- a CDS encoding peptidoglycan D,D-transpeptidase FtsI family protein, translating to MSKEKKNQNHSKRKRRGSMPKSKTSHKNREFAVITYLFLAIFVGMMIYFAYFQFALSEDFINSPYNTRQDSFAKRITRGEILSSEGDVLAKTTTDANGEDTRTYPYGNAFAHVVGYSVNGKSGIESQMNFNLLRSHAFFLEKIVNEFLDVKSPGDNVVTTLNTSVQLAAYEALGNYDGAVVAIEPSTGKILAMVSKPDFDPETVAANWDDLISSDDSVLLNRATQGLYPPGSTFKILTTLEYVHENPDYENYQFDCDGSFTSDGATIHCYNSKRHGTEDLEDSFAHSCNSSYASLGLTLDPEQFTKLCDSMLFNKNLPTTFESSKSQFSLTEDAKDSLVMETSIGQGQTLVTPFHMALITSAIANDGVLMKPYVVDHTENYKGIAVKEYSPSVYGTLMSEDDASLLQEYMENVVNEGTGTKLSGQSYTAAGKTGSAEFATEKENGTHSWFVGYAHQDGKEDIALAVIVEDSGSGSEYAVPAAKKIFDTYFAN from the coding sequence ATGTCAAAGGAAAAAAAGAATCAAAATCATTCAAAAAGAAAAAGACGGGGTTCGATGCCGAAATCGAAGACCTCTCATAAAAACAGGGAGTTTGCAGTAATTACCTACTTGTTTCTTGCAATTTTTGTAGGAATGATGATTTATTTTGCTTACTTCCAGTTCGCATTGAGTGAAGATTTTATCAACAGCCCATATAATACAAGACAGGATTCTTTTGCAAAACGTATCACGCGAGGCGAAATCTTGTCTTCCGAGGGGGATGTACTCGCAAAGACGACAACGGATGCAAACGGAGAGGATACCAGAACGTATCCGTATGGAAATGCATTTGCACATGTAGTTGGATATTCGGTCAATGGGAAATCGGGAATTGAATCACAGATGAACTTTAACCTGCTTCGTTCCCACGCTTTTTTCTTAGAAAAAATTGTGAACGAGTTCCTGGATGTGAAAAGTCCGGGGGATAATGTGGTGACAACTTTAAATACATCCGTACAGCTGGCTGCGTATGAGGCACTTGGAAATTATGATGGTGCTGTGGTGGCAATTGAGCCTTCCACCGGAAAAATTCTTGCCATGGTGTCAAAGCCGGATTTTGACCCGGAGACAGTTGCAGCCAATTGGGATGATTTGATTTCATCGGACGATTCTGTTTTGTTAAATCGTGCAACGCAGGGGCTTTATCCGCCTGGTTCTACGTTTAAGATATTGACAACGTTAGAGTATGTTCATGAGAATCCGGATTATGAAAATTATCAATTTGACTGTGATGGCAGTTTTACATCGGATGGAGCAACCATCCATTGCTATAATTCAAAACGTCATGGAACCGAAGATTTAGAGGATTCTTTTGCACATTCCTGCAATTCGTCTTATGCGTCTTTAGGATTGACATTGGACCCGGAGCAATTTACGAAACTTTGCGATAGTATGCTGTTTAACAAGAATCTGCCGACGACATTTGAATCCTCAAAGAGCCAGTTTTCATTGACAGAAGATGCAAAAGATTCGCTTGTCATGGAGACTTCAATCGGTCAGGGACAGACACTTGTAACACCTTTTCATATGGCGCTTATCACGTCAGCGATTGCAAATGACGGTGTCTTGATGAAACCTTATGTGGTAGACCATACGGAAAATTACAAGGGAATCGCAGTCAAAGAATATAGTCCGAGTGTTTATGGAACACTGATGAGTGAGGATGATGCCTCTTTATTACAGGAATACATGGAAAATGTAGTAAACGAGGGAACCGGAACCAAATTAAGCGGGCAAAGTTACACAGCAGCCGGAAAAACAGGTTCTGCGGAGTTTGCCACAGAAAAAGAAAATGGTACCCATTCCTGGTTTGTTGGCTATGCACATCAGGATGGAAAAGAGGACATTGCGCTTGCAGTTATTGTTGAGGATTCCGGCTCAGGCAGTGAGTATGCAGTGCCGGCAGCAAAGAAAATTTTTGACACTTATTTTGCAAATTAA
- a CDS encoding FtsW/RodA/SpoVE family cell cycle protein, whose product MVNLITESAKYLMIFMFAYYTYECFAVFRKNVSEKKRKWIYNRQNTMMYLIHFAGFLVLYLATKDVQIIGFYLMQVILISAILICYKIFYKKASRLLVNNMCMLLSISFLILTRLSISKAIKQYVICAVATVLTMLIPFLMERLHFFHRLTWVYAAIGILALLLVAVVGSVSYGAKISISLGGVSIQPSEFVKILFVFFVASMLSISTDFKTVVITSVVAGTHVLILVASKDLGGALIYFMAYLFMLYVATRQPLYLVSGIGAGSVAAMIAYRLFSHVRTRVVAWKDPLSVIDKEGYQVSQSLFAIGTGGWFGMGICQGMPKKIPVVEQDFIFSAISEELGGIFALCLIMVCVSCLLMFFNIAMQMKNTFYKLVALGLGSVYGVQVLLTIGGVTKFIPSTGVTLPLVSYGGSSLLSTMILFGIIQGLYLLRQNEGELDVKGKKESKSFKKKKTGFDAEIEDLS is encoded by the coding sequence ATGGTAAATCTCATTACAGAGTCAGCAAAATATTTGATGATTTTTATGTTTGCTTATTATACATATGAATGTTTTGCGGTATTTCGAAAAAATGTCAGTGAGAAGAAAAGAAAATGGATTTATAACAGACAAAATACGATGATGTATCTGATTCATTTTGCAGGATTTTTAGTTCTTTATCTTGCGACGAAGGATGTACAAATCATTGGATTTTATTTGATGCAGGTCATTTTAATCTCGGCAATTTTAATCTGTTATAAGATTTTTTACAAAAAAGCGTCCAGGCTTTTGGTAAACAATATGTGTATGCTGCTTAGCATCAGTTTTTTGATTTTGACACGATTGTCGATAAGCAAAGCCATCAAGCAGTACGTGATTTGTGCTGTGGCAACGGTGCTTACAATGTTGATTCCGTTTTTGATGGAGCGGCTGCATTTTTTCCATAGACTGACCTGGGTGTATGCGGCAATTGGCATCCTGGCACTCCTTTTGGTGGCAGTGGTAGGTTCTGTCAGCTATGGGGCTAAGATTTCGATTTCACTTGGTGGAGTTTCCATCCAGCCCTCTGAGTTTGTAAAGATTTTGTTTGTCTTTTTTGTGGCATCCATGCTTAGCATATCAACGGATTTTAAAACAGTTGTAATTACAAGTGTAGTTGCAGGTACACATGTTTTAATTTTGGTAGCATCTAAGGATTTAGGAGGAGCCCTAATTTATTTCATGGCTTATTTGTTTATGCTTTATGTGGCAACTAGACAACCGCTTTATCTGGTGAGTGGAATCGGAGCAGGTTCGGTTGCAGCCATGATTGCATATCGCCTGTTTTCTCATGTCAGAACGCGTGTTGTGGCGTGGAAAGACCCGCTTAGTGTTATCGATAAAGAAGGATATCAGGTGAGCCAGTCCTTGTTTGCTATTGGAACCGGCGGCTGGTTTGGTATGGGGATTTGCCAGGGGATGCCAAAAAAAATTCCGGTTGTGGAGCAGGACTTTATTTTTTCAGCCATCTCGGAAGAACTTGGCGGAATCTTTGCACTTTGCCTGATTATGGTTTGCGTGAGCTGCCTTTTGATGTTTTTTAACATTGCAATGCAGATGAAAAATACCTTTTATAAACTGGTTGCACTTGGACTTGGCAGTGTTTACGGAGTGCAGGTGCTTTTAACTATCGGAGGTGTGACAAAGTTTATTCCTTCCACCGGTGTAACCTTGCCACTTGTCAGTTACGGCGGAAGTTCCCTACTTAGCACCATGATTTTGTTTGGAATAATTCAGGGATTATATCTACTGAGACAGAACGAAGGAGAATTAGATGTCAAAGGAAAAAAAGAATCAAAATCATTCAAAAAGAAAAAGACGGGGTTCGATGCCGAAATCGAAGACCTCTCATAA
- a CDS encoding peptidase U32 family protein has protein sequence MEKIQGKEELKELELLAPAGSFETFQAVIHAGADAVYLGGSQFGARAYANNFSEDELCRAIDFAHLHDRKVFLTVNTLFKEAELEKELYDYLLPYYKQGLDAVIVQDIGAFSFIRKAFPDLAIHTSTQMTITNAYGAKRMKELGANRVVTARELSFAEIRDIYDKVDVEIESFVHGALCYCYSGQCLLSSMLGGRSGNRGRCAQPCRLPYEVLDERHQRLTKGESYVLSPKDLCTIEFLPQLAQSGVYSYKIEGRMKQAEYAAGVVSVYREYMDRYLSDGAKGYKVSKEDMQKLYDFGNRSGFTKGYYDQHNGKNMITFEKPNHAKSNETLQKQIHDTYVESEMKEKIKGKLRLKKEFPAILEVSLQDVTVSVEGDVVQAAMKQPLRLEKVTDQMKKTGGTPFVFENLEVEMEDDVFMPVQALNQLRREALEQLLTKKVSSLRREEFKRPEETTRQKTRDFLQETLKDGKETNSNTLVVSIENRAQLDVCLGKDYVWAIYLDSTCYQKKNFILELVEDIARIHGAKKEAYLILPAVFRMKTAAFYETIAEELKASSLDGFVLKNIDEVSFAMEQNFLEKQIVLDQSLYTFNNRTQAALAQIPYQKNTIPFELNRHELKQRENEHSEMVIYGYLPLMTSAQCVHANTHGCDKKPQVTYLKDRYGKNFPVKNQCIECYNTIYNSTPLVLFGYQSELEERGIWKYRLSFTIEDARRMKEIFSLYENTFLQKKVDLSKVFEGEYTNGHYKRGVE, from the coding sequence ATGGAGAAAATACAGGGAAAAGAAGAATTGAAAGAATTAGAGCTGCTTGCACCGGCAGGATCGTTTGAGACGTTTCAGGCGGTCATCCATGCAGGAGCAGATGCTGTGTATTTAGGCGGCAGCCAGTTTGGTGCAAGGGCTTATGCAAATAATTTTTCCGAGGATGAGTTATGTCGTGCGATTGATTTTGCGCATTTGCATGACCGCAAGGTCTTTTTGACGGTCAATACCTTGTTTAAGGAGGCAGAATTAGAAAAGGAATTATACGATTATCTGCTGCCATATTACAAACAGGGATTGGATGCCGTAATTGTGCAGGACATCGGTGCATTTTCTTTTATAAGGAAGGCATTCCCGGATCTGGCGATTCATACGAGCACACAGATGACCATCACAAATGCATACGGTGCAAAGAGGATGAAGGAGCTTGGCGCAAACCGCGTGGTGACGGCACGTGAGCTTTCTTTTGCGGAAATTCGCGATATCTATGACAAGGTTGATGTGGAGATTGAAAGCTTTGTGCATGGTGCACTTTGCTATTGTTACTCCGGTCAGTGCCTGCTTAGCAGTATGTTAGGCGGAAGAAGCGGAAACCGCGGAAGATGTGCGCAGCCTTGCAGACTTCCTTACGAGGTTTTGGATGAGAGACATCAAAGACTGACAAAGGGTGAAAGTTATGTGTTAAGCCCGAAGGACTTATGTACGATTGAATTTTTGCCACAGCTAGCACAGAGCGGTGTGTATTCCTATAAGATTGAGGGAAGAATGAAACAGGCAGAGTACGCAGCCGGTGTGGTGTCTGTTTACCGTGAATACATGGATCGTTATCTTTCGGACGGAGCGAAGGGTTATAAGGTAAGCAAGGAGGACATGCAAAAGCTTTACGACTTTGGGAACCGAAGCGGATTTACCAAAGGATATTATGACCAGCACAATGGAAAGAACATGATTACGTTTGAAAAGCCAAATCATGCAAAATCCAATGAAACTTTGCAAAAGCAGATTCACGATACCTATGTAGAATCTGAAATGAAAGAAAAAATCAAGGGAAAATTAAGATTAAAAAAAGAATTTCCTGCTATACTAGAGGTGTCCTTACAGGATGTGACAGTTTCGGTAGAGGGAGATGTGGTTCAGGCAGCGATGAAACAGCCGCTTCGACTGGAAAAGGTGACGGACCAGATGAAAAAAACAGGTGGAACACCGTTTGTGTTTGAAAACTTAGAGGTCGAGATGGAAGACGATGTTTTTATGCCGGTTCAGGCGTTAAACCAGCTGCGCAGAGAGGCGTTAGAGCAGCTTTTAACGAAAAAAGTTTCTTCTCTTCGAAGAGAAGAGTTTAAGCGGCCGGAAGAGACAACCAGGCAAAAGACCAGAGATTTCTTGCAGGAGACTCTAAAAGATGGGAAAGAAACAAATTCAAATACACTTGTAGTTTCAATTGAGAACAGAGCTCAGCTAGATGTATGCTTAGGAAAAGATTATGTCTGGGCAATCTATTTGGACAGCACCTGTTACCAAAAGAAAAACTTTATCTTAGAATTAGTCGAAGATATTGCAAGGATTCATGGAGCCAAAAAGGAAGCGTATCTTATTTTGCCGGCAGTATTTCGAATGAAAACGGCAGCATTTTATGAAACAATCGCAGAAGAGTTAAAAGCATCATCTCTGGATGGTTTTGTGTTAAAGAATATCGATGAAGTTTCGTTTGCCATGGAACAAAACTTTCTTGAAAAACAGATTGTGTTAGACCAGAGTCTTTATACGTTTAACAACCGGACGCAGGCTGCACTTGCACAGATTCCGTATCAGAAGAATACGATTCCATTCGAATTAAACCGCCATGAATTAAAACAGCGGGAGAATGAACACAGTGAAATGGTAATTTATGGTTATCTTCCATTGATGACGAGTGCACAGTGTGTACATGCGAACACACATGGATGCGACAAGAAACCACAGGTTACATATCTGAAAGACCGATATGGAAAAAATTTCCCTGTGAAAAATCAGTGCATAGAATGTTATAATACAATCTATAACAGTACACCACTTGTACTGTTTGGTTACCAAAGTGAATTAGAGGAAAGAGGAATTTGGAAATATAGATTATCCTTCACCATCGAGGATGCCAGACGCATGAAGGAAATTTTTTCTCTTTACGAAAATACGTTTTTACAGAAAAAAGTGGACCTGTCAAAGGTATTTGAAGGCGAATACACCAATGGGCACTACAAACGAGGAGTAGAGTAA
- a CDS encoding cell division protein ZapA: MSAKTCTKVLIGEKIYTLSGYEGEEYLQKVASYINGKLDEFKELEDFKHAPLDMKATLVEINIADDYFKAKSQVEKLEQELEQKEKEIYELKHDLVSNQVKTESNEKELQELKKQNQELLRNKAKLEASLEDALLGKVSGQEKTEE; encoded by the coding sequence ATGTCAGCGAAGACTTGCACCAAAGTATTGATTGGTGAAAAGATATACACACTAAGTGGCTATGAAGGCGAAGAATATCTTCAGAAGGTTGCAAGCTATATCAATGGAAAGCTGGATGAATTCAAGGAGTTAGAGGATTTCAAGCATGCTCCGCTTGATATGAAGGCAACTTTAGTTGAAATTAATATTGCAGATGACTACTTTAAAGCCAAGTCCCAGGTGGAAAAGCTGGAACAGGAGTTAGAGCAGAAAGAAAAAGAAATCTACGAGTTAAAGCATGATTTGGTCTCAAATCAGGTGAAAACCGAGTCGAACGAAAAAGAATTACAAGAGCTTAAGAAACAAAATCAGGAGCTATTACGAAATAAAGCGAAATTAGAGGCATCTTTGGAGGATGCATTGCTTGGAAAAGTTTCCGGGCAGGAGAAAACAGAAGAATAG
- the ruvB gene encoding Holliday junction branch migration DNA helicase RuvB: MEKRVISTQVQEEDLKIEKSLRPQLLDDYVGQQKAKQNLKIYIEAAKQRNEALDHVLFYGPPGLGKTTLAGIIANEMGTHMKVTSGPAIGKPGEMAAILSNLQEGDVLFVDEIHRLNRQVEEVLYPAMEDYVIDIMIGKGASARAIRLNLPKFTLVGATTRAGLLSAPLRDRFGVVHHLEFYTVEELKTIIEHSAATLGVEIEEEGAFELARRSRGTPRLANRLLKRVRDFAEVKYDGKITKEVASFALDLLEVDKLGLDQNDRNILMMIIEKFAGGPVGLDTLAAAIGEDAGTIEDVYEPYLVKNGFLNRTPKGRVVTDFAYQHFGITK, from the coding sequence ATGGAAAAACGTGTAATTTCCACGCAGGTGCAGGAGGAAGATTTAAAGATTGAAAAAAGTCTTCGCCCGCAGCTGTTAGATGATTACGTCGGCCAGCAAAAGGCAAAACAGAATTTAAAAATATATATTGAGGCTGCAAAACAGCGAAACGAAGCATTGGATCATGTTCTGTTTTATGGACCGCCTGGACTCGGAAAGACAACACTCGCCGGAATTATTGCAAACGAGATGGGAACGCACATGAAAGTGACGTCTGGTCCTGCAATTGGAAAGCCGGGTGAGATGGCGGCTATTTTAAGCAATCTGCAAGAGGGGGATGTCCTTTTTGTCGATGAGATTCATCGTCTTAACCGCCAGGTAGAAGAGGTTTTATACCCGGCAATGGAGGATTACGTGATTGACATCATGATTGGAAAAGGGGCATCTGCCCGCGCAATCCGTCTGAATTTGCCGAAATTTACGTTGGTGGGAGCCACGACAAGAGCAGGATTGCTCTCTGCACCGCTCCGCGACCGTTTTGGGGTGGTTCATCACCTGGAATTTTATACCGTCGAGGAACTAAAGACGATTATCGAGCACTCGGCAGCAACGCTCGGTGTTGAGATTGAGGAAGAGGGAGCATTTGAGCTTGCGAGAAGATCAAGAGGAACCCCACGACTTGCCAATCGTCTGTTAAAGCGTGTGCGTGATTTTGCAGAAGTAAAATACGATGGAAAAATTACCAAAGAGGTAGCATCGTTTGCACTTGATTTGTTAGAAGTAGACAAGCTTGGATTAGATCAGAATGACCGTAATATCCTGATGATGATTATTGAAAAATTCGCAGGCGGACCAGTCGGACTTGACACTTTAGCGGCAGCAATCGGAGAGGATGCCGGAACGATTGAGGATGTCTACGAACCTTATTTGGTGAAAAACGGCTTTCTTAACCGTACCCCGAAGGGGCGTGTGGTGACTGATTTTGCGTACCAGCATTTTGGAATCACAAAATAG
- the ruvA gene encoding Holliday junction branch migration protein RuvA, with protein sequence MYSYIKGQLAEIEEDKIVVETGGIGYNIYTTGQTFQYLPPVGEDVKVYTYLHLREDIMMLYGFLSKDELKVFKLLLGVNGIGPKGALAILSVMTTDDLRFAVLGDDAKAIAKAPGVGAKTAQRLILELKDKLKLEDAFEQKLSHVQAETTTNVNGVKNEAVQALVALGYSSSEALKAMNGIELTPDMEVEDLLKAALKNMAFL encoded by the coding sequence ATGTATTCATATATCAAAGGCCAGCTGGCCGAAATTGAAGAGGATAAGATTGTGGTTGAGACCGGAGGAATCGGCTACAATATCTATACGACAGGACAGACGTTTCAATACCTGCCACCTGTTGGAGAGGATGTAAAAGTATACACCTATCTTCATTTGAGGGAAGATATCATGATGCTATATGGTTTCCTGTCAAAAGATGAGCTAAAGGTGTTCAAGCTTTTACTTGGCGTAAATGGAATTGGCCCGAAAGGAGCACTTGCCATTCTTTCTGTTATGACAACGGATGATTTACGTTTTGCAGTATTAGGGGATGATGCGAAAGCGATTGCAAAGGCACCGGGTGTCGGAGCAAAAACAGCGCAGCGCCTGATTCTGGAATTAAAGGATAAATTGAAATTGGAAGATGCATTTGAACAGAAGTTATCCCATGTACAGGCAGAAACAACTACAAATGTAAATGGCGTTAAAAATGAGGCAGTCCAGGCGCTGGTTGCACTTGGCTATTCCTCCAGTGAGGCGTTAAAGGCGATGAATGGTATCGAACTGACACCTGACATGGAAGTAGAGGATTTGCTTAAGGCAGCACTTAAGAATATGGCATTTTTGTAA
- a CDS encoding Gx transporter family protein, with protein sequence MGVFLALALICSYVESLIPFYFGIPGVKLGLTNIVVVLMLYSIGTKEAFGISMLRIVLAGFLFGNMFSILYSLAGGLLSFLVMYLVKKTNKLGIIPISVCGGITHNIGQIFVAALIVENYQILYYIPVLLVAGTLTGFLIGIVSQEILFRIGKKN encoded by the coding sequence ATGGGTGTCTTTTTGGCATTGGCGCTTATCTGCAGCTATGTCGAATCCCTGATTCCATTTTATTTTGGAATCCCAGGTGTAAAATTAGGATTGACGAATATTGTCGTTGTGTTGATGTTATATTCCATTGGTACAAAAGAAGCGTTTGGAATTTCCATGCTTCGGATTGTGTTAGCAGGCTTTTTGTTTGGAAACATGTTTAGCATCTTATATAGCTTGGCAGGGGGACTTCTTAGTTTCCTTGTGATGTATCTGGTAAAAAAGACGAACAAATTAGGAATCATTCCGATTAGCGTCTGTGGTGGAATTACACATAACATCGGGCAGATTTTTGTGGCAGCCCTGATTGTAGAAAACTACCAGATTCTTTACTATATACCGGTTCTTCTCGTGGCAGGAACACTTACCGGATTTTTGATTGGTATCGTTTCGCAGGAGATTTTATTTCGAATCGGAAAGAAAAACTAA
- a CDS encoding NusG domain II-containing protein: MQKRLKKNDIIFLAVVIVILAVVYVLFSFGGTKKGESVEILIDGASYGIYSLQEEQTIPIKISNKTTNVLEIKDGKADMVEADCPDKLCVHQKAISKDKETIVCLPNKVVVQVIGDTESEFDSVAK; this comes from the coding sequence ATGCAAAAACGCTTAAAAAAGAATGATATCATTTTTCTTGCGGTTGTAATTGTGATTCTTGCAGTTGTATATGTCCTTTTTTCCTTTGGTGGAACCAAAAAGGGAGAATCGGTAGAGATTTTGATTGACGGAGCGTCATATGGAATCTATTCGCTGCAAGAGGAACAGACGATTCCAATCAAAATTTCAAATAAAACTACAAATGTACTTGAAATCAAAGACGGAAAAGCAGACATGGTGGAGGCAGACTGCCCAGATAAGCTTTGCGTCCACCAGAAAGCGATTTCGAAGGATAAAGAGACCATTGTCTGCCTGCCGAATAAGGTTGTGGTACAGGTGATAGGTGATACAGAAAGTGAGTTTGATTCCGTTGCGAAATAA
- the miaB gene encoding tRNA (N6-isopentenyl adenosine(37)-C2)-methylthiotransferase MiaB, with protein sequence MKETKNLKLIEHKNVPQEEPARQYYFMDIAKDYVAQLAAQKGSPMTFHVSTFGCQMNARDSEKLVGILEKIGYVEVDSEEADFVIYNTCTVRENANNKVYGRLGYLNGFKRKNPFMMIGLCGCMMQEPEVVEKIRTSYRFVDLIFGTHNIYKFAELIVNSLEANSMTIDIWKDTDKIVEDLPVERKYSFKSGVNIMFGCNNFCSYCIVPYVRGRERSREPKEIIREIERLVADGVVEVMLLGQNVNSYGKNLENPMTFAELLQEIEKIEGLERIRFMTSHPKDLSDELIEVMKHSKKICKHLHLPLQSGSSRILKEMNRRYDKEHYLELVDKIRAAVPDIALTTDIIVGFPGETEEDFEETMDVVRKVRYDSAFTFIYSKRTGTPAAAKEEQVPEDVVKERFDRLLKEVQTIASEKAGAYTGQTLPVLVEEKNEQDASLVTGRLSNNSVVHFPGTEDLIGKIVDVKLVECRGFYYIGEMI encoded by the coding sequence ATGAAAGAAACAAAGAATTTGAAATTAATTGAACATAAAAACGTTCCACAGGAGGAACCGGCACGCCAGTATTATTTTATGGATATTGCAAAAGATTACGTGGCACAGCTTGCAGCACAAAAAGGAAGTCCAATGACGTTCCACGTGAGCACATTTGGCTGCCAGATGAATGCGAGGGACTCCGAAAAATTAGTTGGAATCTTAGAAAAAATCGGATATGTAGAAGTAGACAGCGAGGAAGCAGATTTTGTTATCTACAATACATGTACCGTTCGTGAAAATGCGAACAACAAGGTATATGGAAGACTTGGCTATCTGAATGGTTTTAAACGTAAGAATCCATTTATGATGATTGGTCTTTGCGGCTGCATGATGCAGGAACCGGAAGTTGTTGAAAAAATCAGAACCAGCTATCGTTTTGTGGATTTGATTTTTGGAACCCATAATATCTACAAATTTGCAGAGCTGATTGTAAATTCCTTGGAGGCAAACTCTATGACCATCGACATCTGGAAGGATACCGATAAGATTGTAGAAGACCTTCCGGTAGAGCGTAAATACTCTTTTAAATCCGGCGTCAACATTATGTTTGGATGCAACAACTTTTGTAGTTACTGTATCGTTCCTTATGTGCGGGGAAGAGAGCGAAGCAGAGAGCCAAAAGAGATTATCCGTGAGATTGAGCGCCTTGTAGCAGACGGTGTAGTAGAGGTTATGCTGTTAGGACAGAACGTCAATTCCTATGGCAAAAACCTGGAAAATCCGATGACATTTGCAGAACTTTTACAGGAAATTGAGAAGATTGAAGGCTTAGAGAGAATCCGTTTCATGACCTCTCATCCAAAGGATTTATCCGATGAATTGATTGAAGTGATGAAACATTCGAAAAAAATCTGTAAACATCTACATTTGCCATTACAGTCTGGAAGCAGCCGTATCTTAAAAGAGATGAACCGTCGTTATGACAAAGAACACTACTTAGAGTTGGTTGATAAAATCCGTGCGGCAGTACCGGACATTGCACTGACAACCGATATTATCGTTGGATTCCCGGGAGAGACGGAAGAAGATTTCGAAGAGACGATGGATGTTGTAAGAAAAGTGCGCTACGACAGTGCATTCACATTCATTTACTCCAAACGTACCGGCACACCGGCGGCAGCGAAGGAAGAACAGGTGCCAGAGGATGTGGTAAAGGAACGCTTTGACCGTTTATTAAAAGAAGTCCAGACGATTGCATCTGAAAAAGCAGGTGCTTACACCGGACAGACACTTCCGGTTCTTGTGGAAGAAAAGAATGAGCAGGATGCATCTTTGGTGACAGGCCGATTAAGCAACAATTCGGTGGTACATTTCCCTGGAACCGAAGATTTGATTGGAAAGATTGTAGATGTAAAATTAGTGGAATGTAGAGGTTTCTACTACATTGGAGAGATGATTTAG